Proteins encoded within one genomic window of Candidatus Baltobacteraceae bacterium:
- a CDS encoding TonB-dependent receptor, with the protein MMWKRSLVAAGLAAFVLLFNSSPVPAGTTGTVSGSVVSTKGAPIAGAQITAVSPSQTSTVTTDGAGHFALLSLAPDTYTITVSKDGFESLSEAGISVFADQVQNIRIALQPSLKTIARVTTRSSMDLVKSGTTADVYSVNSAVSQAAAGVGGGGNLNNAYSAIATVPGAFVPPNQQGWDQVVYIRGGNYDQVGYEYDGVPVNRSFDNYPGSTAGTLGQQELQVYSGGGTVGQSTSGLAGFINQVIKTGTYPGFADVNAGLGTPTYYHNMQVEVGGATPDRRFSYYVGVGGYNQDFRYLDQFNGQNLGLVWGYPTIAFNTTKTYFGGDYPICQFTAPKSGSYYGGPLYSGPNASPVYDPFQLSPGQPGYIAAPVNTENGGSNDPGCYNTVSPAYFNYSNLVDRETVINLHFGIPHKHDAGRDDVQILYNPVALHTQYYSSGNDIGPHLVNQLDELAGYGNVPLIWGDFVTWPTGTHPGQSATGVSAIPYMMPASPGDRCANVYPSSIKGVPLPAGSCTAGTYSAVPLDSRDSFWNDSSIVKLQYQHNMGSNAYIRLYGYTFYSDWLQTSPLSYGSFLYGLGATSYDYELEAHTRGIALTFADQLSPAHLLTFDANYTTATTNRFNNTTFNNYLDTSATNLTNGAQCFAMFTGAVYPGQPVNKAYNPVIQAGQPAPCNSRLTSGTFGDPTDSYLCAAGSYSSSSISCLASLPKGASWQVTSSGTSGFHNQVTPEFTTLSLQDQWNPTERLNVQVGLRDENYQYNLANTTSNGQNFWFLADQHEFCYDPKTLAPLFIPEPPASFRPANPFIGLNCPAGYVHPDGKNGHLLLSDTYGPTISDNAFTPRLGLTYTLDSDTVIRLSAGRFAQPPQTYQVQYSAADSNLAYDLFQAFWQYGYTTPRHDPLVQYSNNYDASLEKRFKGTDMSVKVTPYYRYATNQVYGISLPYGLSGGFNSGIERVDGVEFEFTKGDFDKDGLSLIFSYTYTNAAEKWTNFPNSSINPIDQYNQDIQNFNALTKAGGGAACYYNNAPSAGNGYQGPGNVVPDPNCGPVPNGQACKRSSSSNASCYNPVIRNPYYNVGSQPLLDRNGWYPVGLDFPYLSPNVASLLVNYKHRRFAVTPALTFNEGQPYGYPADVYGNDPRTCTRNSAGLINSPIHKSDPLQADWTSCVLAATQGGTSPGSLFIPNPQTGVFDSFGMFHQPNQLNMSLSMSYDISPRIKVTAMLANLVNACFGGSSEPWSKQFPPNAYTCGYIPNYYYASNFYNGTSPNDKGANGVAMNPAFASSYIPAYADTNSYVLPNPFNAYISINVKI; encoded by the coding sequence ATGATGTGGAAGCGCTCGTTAGTTGCGGCGGGGCTTGCCGCCTTCGTCTTACTTTTTAATAGCTCACCCGTGCCGGCCGGCACGACCGGAACGGTCAGCGGATCGGTCGTCTCCACGAAAGGCGCCCCGATCGCCGGAGCGCAGATAACGGCGGTCAGTCCGTCGCAAACGTCGACGGTCACGACCGACGGCGCCGGTCACTTTGCCCTGCTTTCGCTCGCACCCGATACGTATACGATCACGGTGTCGAAAGACGGCTTCGAAAGCCTCTCGGAAGCCGGCATCTCGGTCTTTGCCGACCAGGTTCAGAACATCCGGATCGCGCTGCAGCCGTCGCTCAAGACGATCGCGCGCGTTACGACGCGCTCGTCGATGGATCTGGTGAAATCCGGTACGACCGCCGATGTGTACTCCGTCAACTCCGCGGTATCGCAGGCCGCGGCGGGTGTCGGCGGCGGCGGAAATCTCAACAACGCGTATTCGGCGATCGCGACCGTCCCCGGTGCGTTCGTTCCGCCCAATCAGCAAGGCTGGGATCAAGTCGTCTACATCCGCGGCGGCAACTACGATCAGGTCGGTTACGAGTACGACGGCGTCCCGGTGAACCGGTCGTTCGACAACTATCCCGGAAGCACGGCGGGAACGCTGGGCCAACAGGAGCTGCAAGTCTATTCGGGCGGCGGCACCGTCGGACAGAGCACCAGCGGTTTGGCCGGCTTCATCAACCAAGTCATTAAGACCGGCACGTATCCCGGCTTCGCCGACGTCAACGCCGGCCTCGGCACGCCGACCTACTATCACAATATGCAGGTCGAGGTGGGCGGAGCTACGCCCGACCGTCGCTTCTCGTATTACGTTGGCGTCGGCGGATACAATCAGGACTTCCGCTACCTCGATCAGTTCAACGGACAGAACCTCGGACTCGTTTGGGGCTATCCGACGATCGCGTTCAATACGACGAAGACGTATTTCGGCGGCGACTATCCGATCTGCCAGTTTACGGCGCCCAAGAGCGGCAGCTACTACGGCGGCCCGCTCTACAGTGGTCCAAACGCGTCGCCCGTGTACGACCCGTTCCAGCTCTCACCCGGTCAACCCGGATATATCGCGGCGCCGGTCAACACGGAAAATGGCGGCTCCAACGATCCGGGCTGTTACAACACCGTCTCACCGGCGTACTTCAACTACTCCAATCTCGTCGACCGCGAAACCGTCATCAACCTCCATTTTGGGATTCCGCACAAACACGACGCCGGCCGCGACGACGTTCAGATCCTCTACAACCCGGTAGCGCTGCACACGCAATATTACAGCTCCGGAAACGATATCGGCCCGCATCTCGTCAATCAGCTCGACGAGCTCGCCGGCTACGGCAACGTTCCACTCATTTGGGGCGATTTCGTAACGTGGCCCACGGGTACGCATCCGGGGCAAAGCGCGACCGGAGTCTCGGCCATTCCGTACATGATGCCGGCCTCTCCCGGCGACCGATGCGCGAACGTCTACCCGTCGTCGATCAAAGGCGTACCGTTGCCGGCCGGTTCGTGCACGGCGGGCACCTATTCCGCCGTGCCGTTGGATTCGCGCGACAGCTTCTGGAATGACTCCTCGATCGTCAAGCTCCAATACCAGCACAACATGGGCTCGAACGCGTACATTCGGCTCTACGGTTATACGTTTTACTCCGACTGGCTGCAGACCAGCCCGCTCAGCTACGGATCGTTCCTCTACGGCTTGGGTGCAACGTCGTACGACTACGAGCTCGAGGCGCACACGCGCGGTATCGCTCTGACCTTCGCCGATCAGCTCAGCCCCGCACATCTGTTGACGTTCGATGCGAACTACACGACGGCCACGACCAACCGTTTTAACAACACGACGTTCAACAACTACCTCGACACGAGCGCGACCAATCTTACCAACGGCGCGCAGTGTTTTGCGATGTTCACCGGCGCCGTATATCCCGGCCAACCCGTCAATAAAGCGTACAATCCGGTGATCCAAGCGGGGCAGCCGGCTCCGTGCAACAGCCGGCTTACCAGCGGAACGTTCGGCGATCCAACCGATTCATATCTCTGCGCCGCCGGTTCGTACTCGTCGTCGTCGATCTCGTGTTTGGCATCGCTTCCCAAGGGCGCGTCGTGGCAGGTGACCTCCAGCGGTACGTCCGGATTCCATAACCAGGTGACCCCCGAGTTCACGACGCTCTCGCTGCAAGATCAGTGGAATCCGACGGAGCGGCTCAACGTGCAAGTCGGGTTACGCGACGAAAACTATCAGTACAATCTGGCCAACACCACGAGCAACGGGCAGAATTTTTGGTTCCTTGCCGACCAACACGAGTTTTGCTACGATCCCAAGACGCTTGCACCGCTCTTCATTCCAGAGCCCCCCGCCAGCTTCCGTCCCGCCAACCCTTTCATCGGGCTAAACTGCCCCGCGGGTTACGTTCATCCCGATGGCAAGAACGGTCACCTTCTGCTGAGCGACACGTACGGCCCGACGATCAGCGACAACGCGTTTACACCGCGACTCGGCTTGACGTACACACTCGATTCGGATACGGTGATTCGTTTATCTGCCGGCCGCTTCGCCCAACCGCCGCAGACGTATCAAGTGCAATACAGTGCCGCCGACAGTAATTTGGCGTACGATCTGTTTCAGGCGTTCTGGCAATACGGCTACACGACGCCGCGTCACGACCCGCTCGTGCAATACTCGAACAACTACGATGCCTCGCTCGAGAAGCGATTCAAAGGCACCGACATGTCCGTCAAAGTAACGCCGTATTACCGGTACGCCACCAATCAGGTGTACGGCATCAGCTTGCCCTACGGACTCTCCGGCGGCTTCAATAGCGGCATCGAGCGGGTCGACGGCGTTGAGTTCGAGTTCACCAAAGGCGACTTTGATAAAGACGGTCTGTCGCTGATCTTCTCGTACACGTATACGAATGCCGCGGAAAAGTGGACCAATTTCCCCAACAGCAGCATCAACCCGATCGATCAGTACAACCAGGACATCCAGAACTTCAACGCGCTGACCAAAGCCGGCGGCGGCGCCGCGTGCTACTACAACAACGCGCCCAGCGCCGGAAACGGCTACCAAGGTCCGGGCAACGTCGTACCCGATCCTAACTGCGGGCCGGTTCCCAATGGCCAGGCATGCAAACGTTCGTCCAGCAGCAACGCGAGCTGTTATAATCCCGTTATTCGCAATCCGTACTACAACGTGGGATCGCAGCCGCTGCTCGATCGGAATGGCTGGTATCCGGTCGGTTTGGACTTCCCGTACCTCTCGCCCAACGTTGCGAGCCTGCTCGTCAACTACAAACACCGGCGGTTCGCGGTCACGCCGGCGCTGACGTTCAACGAAGGCCAACCCTACGGCTATCCCGCCGACGTGTACGGTAACGATCCGCGAACGTGCACGCGCAACTCCGCCGGGCTGATCAACTCGCCGATCCACAAGTCCGATCCGCTTCAAGCCGACTGGACGAGCTGCGTTCTGGCTGCAACGCAAGGGGGAACCTCGCCGGGCTCGCTGTTCATTCCCAATCCGCAGACCGGCGTCTTCGACAGCTTCGGCATGTTCCACCAGCCGAACCAGCTCAACATGAGCCTGTCGATGTCGTACGACATCAGCCCGCGGATCAAGGTCACCGCCATGCTTGCCAATCTCGTCAACGCCTGTTTCGGCGGCTCCTCGGAACCGTGGAGCAAGCAGTTCCCGCCCAACGCATACACCTGTGGATACATTCCGAACTACTACTACGCATCGAACTTCTACAACGGAACGTCGCCCAACGACAAAGGCGCCAACGGCGTAGCCATGAACCCGGCGTTTGCGAGTTCGTACATCCCGGCGTACGCCGATACGAACTCATACGTCTTGCCCAATCCGTTCAACGCCTACATTAGCATCAACGTAAAAATCTAG